CACCAGGACGAGGACCGCGGCCACCAGGAGCAGGTGGCCGGTCCGCCCCGGCCGGAGCGGCCGGAGCCGACGCCGGGCCGCGGCGAGCTCGACCGGCGCCCCCCCAGGCGCAGGCGTGCTCTGCGGCGGCAGCGGCCGGATCTGGGTGATCTCCGCCAGGACGCGGTCCCGCACGGCGGCAGGCGGCTCGACGGGCTCGGCGCTCCCGAGCACGGCCGCGGCCTCGCGCAGCCCGTCCACCTCGTCGCGGCACTCGGCGCACTGGGCCAGGTGGGCCTCGAAGGCGGCCCGCTCGTCGGGGTCGAGCGCGTCGACGGCGTACGCGCCGACCAGCGCGTGCACGTCCCAGCCGGGCGTCTGGTCGGGACCGGTCATCGTCCTACTCCGATCGTGTCGCGCAGCCTGATCAGGCCGTCGCGGATCCTGGTCTTCGCTGTCCCGACCGGTAGGTCGAGGAGGGCGGCCACCTCGGTGTGGGTGTAGCCGCCGAAGTACGCCAGCTCGATCGCCTCGCGCTGGACGTCGGTGAGCTGGCCGAGCGCCGCGCGCACGCGGTGCGCCTCGAGCGAGGCGTGGGCGGCCTCGGCGGTCGTGTCGTGCTCGACGCCCTGGTTGCGCTGCTCCCAGGTGGCGTCGCGCCGGCTCGCGGCCTCGGCGCTGCGCACCCGGTCGACCGCCTTGCGGTGCGTGATCGTCATCAGCCACGCGAGCGCGCTGCCGCGGGCGGCGTCGTACCTGCTCGCCTGGCGCCACACCTCGAGGAACACCTCCTGGGTGACCTCCTCGGCCTGCGCCCGGTCGCGCACCACACGCAGCGCGAGGCCGTGGACGCGAGCCGCCGTGGCGTCGTACAGCGTGGCGAAGGCAGTACTGTCGCCGCGGGCGGACTGACGCAGCAGGGCGCCCAGGTCGGGACCGTGACCGCCGGCCGGCGCCCCCGGGTGGGGGGCGCCGGCCGGGTCGCCGGGGACCGGATCCATGGTGGTGATCCTTCCGGTTTCAGCGGGTGTGCGGGAAGTGCCCGGATCGGGTCACTTGACCCCGGTCAGCACCTTGTCGATGACGTAGACGGTCGCGTTGGCCGTCGGGATGTTGCCGCACAGGACGTTGGCGGTGACGGTGCCGTCGGAGACGGTCATGCCGCTCTCCGCGTCGCCCTCGACGGTGAGCTTGTCGCCCGCGAGGGTCTCCTTGTCGCCGGCGACGGCGTCGGCAGCGTCGTTCTCGCCGAGGACGTGGTGGGCGAGGATCTTGTAGAGCGCGCTGTCCTGACCCTTCTCCTTGCCCTCCGTCACCAGGCCGTTCAGCTGGTCCTCGGGGATCGCGGCGAACGCGTCGTTGTAGGGCGCGAAGACGGTCAGCGCCTCGCCGCCGTTCAGCGTGTCGGCCAGGCCGTCGATGCTGGTGACGGCGGTGACCAGGGTGCTGAGCAGCGGGTTGTTGCTCGCCGCGGTGGCGACCGGGTCCTTGACCATGCCGTCGAAGGAGCCGGCGCCCGAGGTCGGGATCGCCGAGCAGCCGGGGCCGAAGGTCTGGGCGGCCGCGCCCTCGGCAGCCGGAGCGTCGCTCGTCATGTCCGAGTCGGAGCTCGACGTGGTGCCGGAGTCCTTGGCGTCGGCGTCCCCGTCGTCACCGCACGCGGCGAGCGAGACGGACAGGGCGAGGACGGCGATGCCGGCGCCGGTGACCCGGCGGAACTTCTGGAGCTTCATGGTGGTGCCTTCCGTGGAGGGGTGATCGGTGCCTTGTGCGGGTGATTCGGAGTGGTGCCGGATCCGGATGGGTGGGATCCGATGTGGCTCAGGACACGCGGACCAGCAGCTCGTGCAGTCCGCTGGCGCCGTCGGGGAAGGGCTCGGCACGGGCGGCGGTCTGCGGCTCGCCGTTCCCCGCGACCGCGCGGACCGCGATCCGGTGCGCGCCGGGCGCGGCGGACCAGCGGTGGAACCACTGGCGCCAGTAGTCGTCGCCGCCGTCCGGGCCCAGCTGCGCGTCGATCCACGGCCCGCCGTCGACGCGGACCTGGACCCCGGCGATCCCGCCGCGCTCCTGCGCCCACGCGACACCGCCGACCACGACGTCCCCGGCGTCGAGCTCGGCCAGCGCCCTGGGGGTGTCGATCCGTGCGCTGATCTTGATGGGCGCCTCGGTCGCCCAGCCGCGCTTCGTCCAGTAGGCCTGGTGGTCGTCGTAGGTCGTCAGGGTGAGGCGGCGCAGCCACTTGGTCGCGCTGATGAACCCGTACAGGCCGGGGATCACCAGCCGCGCCGGGAACCCGTGCTCGCGCGGCAGCGGCCTGCCGTTCATGCCGACCGCGACCAGCGCGTCGCGGCCGTCGGTGGCGAGCGCGAGCGGCGTGCTGATCGTCATCCCGGCGAAGTCCGTCGACAGGATCTGGTCGGCCTTCGTCGAGCCGATGCCGGCCAGGTCGAGCACGTCGGTCAGCCGTACGCCGAGCCAGCGCGCGCCGCCGACGTAGGGTCCGCCGACGCTGTTGGAGACACAGGTCAGCGTGATGTCGCGCTCGACCATCGGCATCGCGAGCAGCTCGTCGAAGCCGAGGGTGACCTTCCGGTCCACGTCGCCGTCGATGGTCAGGGTCCAGTCGTCGGCGCCGATGACGGGGACGTCGAGCCGGGTGTCGACCCGGTAGAAGTCGGCCGTCGGGGTGCGGAACCGGGTGATGCCGGGGACCTGGTCGTCGAGGCCGCGCGGGAGGGGCGGCGCCGGGTCGGCCGGGCTGGGCAGGGTGACGTCCTCGGGCCGGGCCCGCAGGCCCGCCACCAGGCGCCCGGCCACGCCGCCCACCGCCGCCATCGCCGCGAGCGCGGTCAGGGTGAGCAGGACCGTGCGGCGGCCGTCGTCGCTCGTGGCCGCGCGGGTGTGGGTCCGGACCAGCAACCGCAGCGCGGCCGGGGCGGCGAGCGCCGCGACGAGGGACGGGAGCAGGTCGAGCGGCTCCGCCTCCGGGCGGGTGAGCACCGCGCCCGCCGCGATGCCGACGAGCACGACCAGCAGCCCCGCCCCGAGCCCGAGCCGGCGGCGGGCCAGCAGGCCGGCGACCGCCGCCAGCACCAGCACCCCGGCGAGCACCGACCCGACGAGGATCGTCTTGTCGGCGCTCCCGAAGCTCCGGATCGCCCACTCCTTCACGGGCGTGGGCGTCCGGTCGATGACGGCCGAGCCCACCGCCAGCACCGGTGAGGCGGCCGGGTCGGTCAGGGCGGCCGCGAGGTGGGCGAGCCCGATGCCGACGAGGGTCGCCAGGACGCCGTACCCGGCCCAGATGAGCTTTCGCATGGAGGGGGTTCGTCGCGGACCCCCTGCAGGGATGGGTCAGACGGGCGTGGCGATGTGCACGAGCGCGTCGCCCGCGTTGACGATCGGCGCGCGGGTCAGCCCGATCACGATGCCGTCGCGGTCGGCGTGGACCAGGCGGACCCGGCGGCCGAAGGTGTCGGAGAGCCCGCCGAGGCGCTGCCCGGTCTCGACGCGCTCGCCGAGCTTGACCTCGAGGTGCAGGATGCCGGTGCCGCGGGCCCGGACCCAGGCGCTGGAGCGGGACTCGGCCGGTGCGGGGTGGTCGGCCCAGGCGGGGTCGGGCTCGATCATGTCGAGCGAGGCGAGCACGCGTCGTACGCCCGCGACGCCCACGGCGATCGGCTCGGCCTGGAAGCGCATCGCCTCGCCGGCCTCGTAGAGCAGCACCCGCGCGCCGCGGTCGCGGGCGGCCTG
This genomic interval from Nocardioides kongjuensis contains the following:
- the sigK gene encoding ECF RNA polymerase sigma factor SigK, with amino-acid sequence MDPVPGDPAGAPHPGAPAGGHGPDLGALLRQSARGDSTAFATLYDATAARVHGLALRVVRDRAQAEEVTQEVFLEVWRQASRYDAARGSALAWLMTITHRKAVDRVRSAEAASRRDATWEQRNQGVEHDTTAEAAHASLEAHRVRAALGQLTDVQREAIELAYFGGYTHTEVAALLDLPVGTAKTRIRDGLIRLRDTIGVGR
- a CDS encoding fasciclin domain-containing protein gives rise to the protein MKLQKFRRVTGAGIAVLALSVSLAACGDDGDADAKDSGTTSSSDSDMTSDAPAAEGAAAQTFGPGCSAIPTSGAGSFDGMVKDPVATAASNNPLLSTLVTAVTSIDGLADTLNGGEALTVFAPYNDAFAAIPEDQLNGLVTEGKEKGQDSALYKILAHHVLGENDAADAVAGDKETLAGDKLTVEGDAESGMTVSDGTVTANVLCGNIPTANATVYVIDKVLTGVK
- a CDS encoding molybdopterin-dependent oxidoreductase, which gives rise to MRKLIWAGYGVLATLVGIGLAHLAAALTDPAASPVLAVGSAVIDRTPTPVKEWAIRSFGSADKTILVGSVLAGVLVLAAVAGLLARRRLGLGAGLLVVLVGIAAGAVLTRPEAEPLDLLPSLVAALAAPAALRLLVRTHTRAATSDDGRRTVLLTLTALAAMAAVGGVAGRLVAGLRARPEDVTLPSPADPAPPLPRGLDDQVPGITRFRTPTADFYRVDTRLDVPVIGADDWTLTIDGDVDRKVTLGFDELLAMPMVERDITLTCVSNSVGGPYVGGARWLGVRLTDVLDLAGIGSTKADQILSTDFAGMTISTPLALATDGRDALVAVGMNGRPLPREHGFPARLVIPGLYGFISATKWLRRLTLTTYDDHQAYWTKRGWATEAPIKISARIDTPRALAELDAGDVVVGGVAWAQERGGIAGVQVRVDGGPWIDAQLGPDGGDDYWRQWFHRWSAAPGAHRIAVRAVAGNGEPQTAARAEPFPDGASGLHELLVRVS